In Bacteroidia bacterium, a genomic segment contains:
- a CDS encoding sigma-70 family RNA polymerase sigma factor produces MRQLKISKQITNRESQSLDKYLQEIGKVELLTPDEEVELARRIKQGDQVALEKLTKANLRFVVSVAKQYQNQGLSLGDLINEGNLGLIKAAKRFDETRGFKFISYAVWWIRQSILQALAEQSRIVRLPLNRVGALNKIGKAFSKLEQEFEREPSAEEIAEVLENMSEDEISDTLKISGRHVSVDAPFVQGEENRLLDVLENDAEPNPDNELINESLSKEVERALSTLTQREAEVIRLYFGIGVEHSLTLEEIGEKFDLTRERVRQIKEKAIRRLRHTSRSKGLKTYLG; encoded by the coding sequence ATGAGACAGCTCAAGATTAGTAAGCAGATCACCAACCGCGAATCCCAATCACTGGATAAATATCTTCAGGAGATTGGAAAGGTCGAATTGCTTACTCCGGATGAAGAAGTTGAACTCGCAAGAAGGATCAAACAAGGAGATCAGGTAGCATTGGAAAAACTGACAAAAGCAAACCTCAGGTTTGTGGTTTCAGTGGCCAAACAATACCAAAATCAAGGTCTCTCGCTCGGTGACCTTATCAATGAAGGAAACCTCGGTTTGATCAAGGCGGCGAAAAGGTTTGACGAAACCCGCGGTTTTAAATTTATCTCTTACGCCGTTTGGTGGATCAGACAAAGTATCCTTCAGGCTTTGGCCGAGCAATCCCGTATTGTTCGCCTTCCGCTCAACCGTGTAGGTGCCCTTAACAAAATTGGTAAAGCTTTCTCCAAACTGGAGCAGGAGTTCGAGCGTGAACCTTCCGCTGAGGAAATCGCCGAAGTGCTGGAAAATATGAGTGAGGATGAAATCTCCGACACACTCAAAATTTCCGGAAGGCATGTTTCGGTGGATGCGCCTTTTGTACAGGGTGAAGAAAATCGCCTTCTGGATGTTCTGGAAAACGATGCGGAACCTAATCCCGACAATGAGCTGATCAATGAAAGTTTAAGCAAAGAGGTCGAACGTGCACTGAGCACACTTACCCAACGCGAAGCAGAAGTGATCAGACTTTATTTTGGCATAGGTGTAGAGCATTCCCTGACGCTGGAAGAAATTGGGGAAAAATTTGACCTTACCCGTGAAAGGGTTCGTCAGATCAAAGAAAAAGCCATCCGGAGATTAAGACATACTTCCCGCAGCAAAGGCTTAAAAACCTATCTGGGTTAG
- the gcvP gene encoding aminomethyl-transferring glycine dehydrogenase — protein sequence MFNHPDVFVKRHIGPSGKDTQQMLNRLNVSTVDELIAQTVPGKIRLTHPLKQKPALSEYAYLNKIRKIARKNKPVKSYIGLGYYDCITPAVILRNIFENPGWYTQYTPYQAEIAQGRMEALLNFQTMVCDLTGLPVANASLLDEGTAAAEAMAMVHGQKQKKDRTTAANTILVANTCLPQTIDVIKTRAGGLGIQVEVADPAEFVISENIFAAIVQYPDMGGNIQPYDTLAKDLHERGAYLIVAADLMALTLLKEPAAFGADVVVGSAQRFGVPMGFGGPHAAFFATREEFLRLLPGRIIGISIDSAGNHALRMTLQTREQHIRRDKATSNICTAQALLAIMAGMYAVYHGPKGLKAIASRIHHMAGLLDQGLAKLNIRQLNNQFFDTLTFHLGSQETVEKLRQVALSHSINFYYPGEGKVTIAVDETTDTENIQAILNVFAEAMSQPAPQINTTTLPYNRHEDFIRTSRYLTHPVFNSHHSETAMMRYIKSLENKDLSLNTAMIPLGSCTMKLNAAAELIPVSWPEFAAVHPFVPADQVEGYLEMIEELGNDLCDITGFSGISFQPNSGAQGEYAGLMVIRAWHHSRGDFHRDVALIPSSAHGTNPASAVMAGMRVVVVKCDEIGNVDMEDLRLRAEQYKDSLSCLMVTYPSTHGVFEETIIDICEMIHQNGGQVYMDGANMNAQVGLTSPGRIGADVCHLNLHKTFSIPHGGGGPGMGPICVAEHLKPFLPGHTQFKTGGEAAISAVSATPFGSASILLISYGYIQMLGSEGVTEATVSAILNANYMKSRLEKVYPVLFQGKNGRVAHEFILDLREFKSKLGLEVDDITKRLIDYGFHAPTVSWPVPGTIMIEPTESEPKEEMDRFCDAMISIRNEIREIESGAADSEDNVLKNSPHTMDQITSDEWSHSYSRQKAAFPVPGLKQNKFWPSVGRVNNTYGDRNVVCTCPPVESYITEEEEVFKEV from the coding sequence ATGTTTAATCACCCAGATGTATTTGTAAAACGCCATATTGGCCCATCCGGTAAAGATACTCAACAGATGCTTAACCGTCTGAATGTAAGCACGGTTGACGAACTGATTGCACAGACGGTTCCAGGAAAAATCAGACTTACGCACCCACTGAAACAGAAACCTGCCTTAAGTGAATATGCGTATTTAAATAAAATCAGAAAGATTGCCCGGAAAAATAAACCTGTCAAATCTTATATCGGATTGGGGTATTACGACTGTATTACGCCTGCTGTAATCCTGCGCAATATTTTTGAAAATCCGGGATGGTACACGCAATACACGCCTTATCAGGCCGAAATTGCACAAGGCCGGATGGAGGCACTCCTCAATTTCCAGACGATGGTCTGCGACCTGACCGGCCTTCCGGTAGCCAATGCCTCTCTCCTCGATGAAGGTACTGCCGCTGCCGAAGCCATGGCCATGGTACATGGGCAAAAACAGAAAAAAGACAGAACTACTGCCGCCAATACCATTCTCGTAGCGAATACCTGTCTGCCTCAGACGATTGATGTGATCAAAACCCGGGCAGGCGGACTGGGCATTCAGGTTGAAGTAGCCGATCCTGCGGAGTTTGTCATCAGCGAAAACATATTTGCAGCTATCGTACAGTATCCCGACATGGGAGGTAATATTCAGCCTTACGATACCCTGGCAAAAGATCTGCATGAGCGCGGTGCATACCTGATTGTAGCAGCTGACCTGATGGCGCTTACCCTGTTGAAAGAGCCTGCGGCTTTTGGTGCGGATGTGGTTGTGGGAAGTGCGCAGCGTTTCGGTGTGCCTATGGGTTTTGGCGGGCCCCACGCAGCTTTTTTTGCTACCAGAGAAGAATTTCTTCGCCTCCTTCCGGGTAGGATCATTGGAATCTCGATTGACAGCGCAGGAAATCATGCGCTTCGAATGACACTCCAAACCAGAGAACAACATATTCGGAGAGATAAGGCAACGTCCAATATTTGTACTGCCCAGGCTTTACTCGCCATCATGGCGGGTATGTATGCCGTATATCACGGCCCCAAAGGGCTCAAAGCCATTGCCTCCCGCATCCACCATATGGCGGGATTGCTGGATCAGGGACTTGCCAAGCTGAATATTCGCCAGCTGAATAATCAATTTTTTGACACCCTTACCTTTCACCTGGGGAGTCAGGAAACCGTAGAAAAACTACGCCAGGTCGCGCTGAGTCATTCCATCAATTTTTATTATCCCGGCGAAGGTAAGGTAACCATTGCGGTTGACGAAACAACGGATACAGAAAACATTCAGGCTATTCTGAATGTATTTGCGGAAGCGATGAGCCAACCCGCTCCGCAAATTAATACCACGACTCTGCCCTACAACCGGCATGAAGATTTTATCAGAACCAGTAGGTACCTCACACACCCGGTTTTCAACTCTCATCACTCCGAGACGGCGATGATGCGCTATATCAAGTCGCTGGAGAATAAGGATCTTTCGCTCAATACAGCTATGATCCCTCTGGGAAGCTGTACCATGAAACTGAATGCTGCGGCAGAATTGATTCCCGTGAGCTGGCCAGAATTTGCGGCGGTTCACCCGTTTGTACCCGCTGACCAGGTCGAAGGATACCTCGAAATGATCGAAGAGCTAGGCAATGACCTTTGCGATATTACAGGTTTTTCCGGCATCTCTTTCCAGCCCAATTCAGGCGCACAGGGAGAATACGCCGGATTGATGGTCATAAGGGCATGGCACCACAGCAGAGGAGATTTTCACCGGGATGTTGCGTTGATTCCTTCTTCCGCCCACGGAACAAATCCGGCAAGTGCGGTAATGGCTGGTATGCGCGTAGTCGTTGTAAAATGTGATGAAATAGGCAATGTGGATATGGAGGATCTCCGCCTCCGCGCCGAGCAATATAAAGATTCCCTTTCCTGCCTGATGGTAACTTACCCTTCAACTCATGGTGTATTTGAAGAAACCATCATTGATATCTGCGAAATGATCCACCAAAATGGCGGACAAGTGTATATGGATGGAGCCAATATGAATGCACAGGTAGGGCTTACCAGTCCAGGCCGTATCGGAGCAGATGTTTGCCATCTCAATCTTCACAAAACTTTCAGCATTCCCCACGGCGGTGGTGGTCCGGGTATGGGCCCTATTTGCGTAGCAGAACATCTGAAGCCATTCCTTCCAGGCCATACTCAGTTCAAAACCGGAGGCGAAGCGGCTATCAGTGCTGTCTCAGCAACGCCTTTTGGCAGTGCAAGTATCTTGCTGATTTCCTACGGATATATCCAAATGCTGGGAAGTGAAGGGGTAACAGAAGCTACGGTTTCGGCGATTCTCAATGCCAATTATATGAAGTCAAGGCTGGAAAAGGTATATCCCGTATTGTTTCAGGGAAAAAATGGGCGGGTAGCCCATGAGTTTATTCTCGATCTCAGAGAGTTTAAAAGCAAGCTCGGACTGGAAGTAGATGATATCACGAAACGACTTATTGACTATGGATTTCATGCGCCGACCGTTTCGTGGCCGGTACCCGGAACCATAATGATCGAACCTACCGAGAGCGAGCCAAAAGAAGAAATGGACCGTTTTTGCGATGCGATGATCTCTATAAGAAATGAAATCAGAGAAATAGAAAGTGGCGCCGCAGACAGCGAAGATAATGTGTTGAAAAATTCACCGCATACCATGGATCAGATTACCAGCGATGAATGGTCGCATAGCTATTCTCGTCAAAAAGCGGCGTTCCCAGTACCCGGTCTGAAACAAAATAAGTTCTGGCCATCGGTTGGCAGGGTCAACAATACGTATGGAGACCGCAATGTCGTCTGTACTTGTCCGCCGGTTGAATCCTATATTACGGAAGAAGAAGAGGTTTTCAAGGAGGTATAA
- a CDS encoding protein-L-isoaspartate(D-aspartate) O-methyltransferase translates to MEDYKHIGRRARLVKELIMKGITDESVLLAIGRVPRHVFVEGVFSDEAYEDKALPIHREQTISQPFTVAFQTQLLELKPKMKILEIGTGSGYQAAVLCEMGMRVFSVEIDRRLHLEAKERLKSLGYDPQLLLGDGSEGWPIYKPYERILVTAASPGIPESLLSQLDIGGVMVLPVGTLRTQKMTVVRRLSSTDYETVTHHNFKFVPLRGRYGFE, encoded by the coding sequence GTGGAAGATTATAAGCATATAGGCCGCCGGGCCAGATTAGTTAAGGAGCTGATCATGAAAGGTATAACGGATGAAAGCGTGCTACTGGCTATTGGCAGAGTGCCTCGTCATGTTTTTGTTGAAGGTGTTTTTTCTGATGAAGCTTACGAGGATAAAGCATTGCCCATTCATCGCGAACAAACGATTAGCCAGCCTTTCACGGTTGCATTCCAGACACAACTGCTGGAGTTAAAGCCTAAAATGAAAATTCTGGAGATTGGAACCGGCTCAGGTTATCAGGCTGCGGTCCTGTGTGAAATGGGAATGCGTGTTTTTTCAGTCGAAATCGACCGTCGCCTGCATCTCGAGGCAAAAGAACGTCTGAAATCTCTGGGATATGATCCGCAACTTTTATTGGGAGATGGCTCGGAAGGATGGCCCATATATAAACCCTATGAACGAATCCTGGTTACGGCTGCCAGCCCGGGAATCCCCGAATCACTGCTCTCCCAATTAGACATCGGTGGCGTCATGGTCCTGCCCGTAGGTACACTCCGCACACAGAAAATGACGGTTGTCAGGCGACTCTCTTCTACAGACTACGAAACCGTCACCCACCATAATTTTAAGTTTGTACCTCTCCGGGGCCGCTATGGGTTTGAATAA
- the truA gene encoding tRNA pseudouridine(38-40) synthase TruA translates to MRYFLDISYKGTHYAGWQKQLNAANTVQQELESALGLTLGSETHCTGAGRTDTGVHAHQLMVHFDTEKTLDRSFIYSLNGILPYDIAVNRLLLPTDPALHARFNAISRKYIYRIVQKKSPMDWEFAMWVRYPLDLKSMNEASKILFDYNEFGAFCKSHAANQTNLCEIRQAYWEEKSPGELSFTIEADRFLRGMVRAIVGTLLWVGSGKRTITDFAAVIESQDRRNAGGAADAKGLSLVAVNYPEGSLTEIT, encoded by the coding sequence ATGCGTTACTTTTTGGATATTTCTTATAAAGGCACTCACTACGCCGGCTGGCAAAAACAGTTGAATGCTGCCAACACGGTACAGCAGGAATTGGAAAGCGCGTTGGGTCTGACTTTAGGGTCAGAAACCCATTGTACCGGAGCTGGCAGGACAGATACCGGTGTACATGCCCACCAACTGATGGTACATTTTGATACGGAAAAAACGCTTGACCGGTCATTTATTTATAGTCTAAACGGAATACTTCCCTATGATATCGCCGTCAACCGGCTGCTTCTTCCGACAGATCCCGCGCTTCACGCCCGTTTTAATGCGATATCCAGAAAATACATCTACCGTATTGTGCAGAAAAAATCTCCGATGGACTGGGAGTTTGCCATGTGGGTGCGGTATCCACTGGATTTGAAATCGATGAACGAGGCCAGCAAAATACTTTTTGACTACAATGAATTTGGCGCTTTTTGTAAATCACACGCTGCGAATCAGACCAACCTTTGTGAAATCAGACAAGCTTATTGGGAGGAAAAATCTCCCGGAGAATTATCGTTTACGATAGAGGCCGACCGATTTTTGCGTGGCATGGTTCGCGCAATTGTCGGTACACTTTTATGGGTCGGTTCGGGAAAACGCACAATAACTGATTTTGCAGCAGTGATAGAATCGCAGGACAGGCGAAACGCGGGCGGGGCGGCAGATGCCAAAGGTTTATCACTGGTAGCCGTAAATTATCCGGAAGGAAGCCTGACTGAAATTACATAA
- a CDS encoding DUF4293 domain-containing protein, producing the protein MLQRIQSVLLLLAILINFATLFVPMWQHSAGLDTEIVSGMRISSVDPISDEARQEFFYQHREPLKNIAHIAFFALVLISGIFTVYVIFRYDDRKKQIRLAYLSIGMIMIEILAFVLLTLQKPTLILGGTANSIALFGFAFPVAAIVLVWLAINRIKKDEELVRSIDRIR; encoded by the coding sequence ATGTTACAAAGAATTCAATCTGTATTATTACTACTTGCAATCCTGATCAACTTCGCGACTTTATTTGTCCCAATGTGGCAACACAGTGCAGGATTGGATACGGAAATTGTCTCCGGAATGCGGATTTCCTCTGTAGATCCTATTTCCGATGAAGCCCGGCAGGAATTTTTTTACCAACACAGAGAGCCCCTGAAAAATATCGCTCATATAGCTTTTTTTGCACTTGTGCTGATCTCCGGGATATTTACAGTGTATGTGATCTTTCGCTACGACGACCGAAAGAAACAAATTCGCCTGGCTTACCTCAGTATTGGTATGATCATGATCGAAATTCTTGCCTTCGTGCTCCTTACCCTTCAAAAACCTACACTCATTTTGGGGGGAACCGCCAATTCCATTGCCCTTTTTGGTTTTGCCTTTCCGGTAGCTGCAATTGTTCTGGTATGGCTGGCGATTAATCGCATCAAAAAAGATGAAGAGCTGGTTCGTTCTATTGACCGAATCCGCTAA